The window ATTGCCAATTCCTTCGCCGAAATCGTGCCGGGACATGCCCATCTGAACGAATTTGTCAAGGAAATTAAAGAAGCGGTGCGGGAAGCGGGGGGCGTTCCTTTTGAGTTCAACACCCTGGCCTTGTGCGACGGCATTGCCATGAATCACCCCGGCATGCGCTACAGCCTGCCTTCCCGGGAACTGGTCGCCGACAGTGTGGAAACAATGGTGCAAGGCCACCGGTTTGACGGCCTCATCTGTATCCCCAATTGCGACAAAATCGTGCCCGGCATGTTGATGGCGGCCGTGCGGCTCAATATCCCCACCATCTTTGTCTCCGGCGGCCCGATGAAAGCCGGGCGGGCCAAGGACGGCCGCCCGATAGACCTGATTTCTGTCTTTGAAGGGATCGGGGCTTTCCGCGCCGGCAAGATCGATGCAGGCGACCTGTTGGAGCTGGAGCAGGCCGCCTGTCCCGGTTACGGCAGCTGCGCCGGCATGTTTACCGCCAACTCCATGAACTGCCTCTGTGAGGCCTTGGGCCTGGCTTTGCCCGGCAACGGCACCATTTTAGCCGTCGACCCGAGAAGAAGTGAGCTGAAAAAGTGGGCCGGGCGCCAAATTGTAGAGCTGATTAAACGGGATCTCCGGCCACGGGACATCGTCACCCCGGAGGCGATTGATAACGCCTTTGCCCTGGACGTAGCCATGGGCGGCTCTACCAACACCATATTGCACCTTCTGGCTGTCGCCCAGGAGGCAGGAATAAACTACCCCCTTAAACGCGTCAACCTGATATCCGCCCGTACGCCCACCCTCTGCAAGATTTCTCCGGCCTCAAGCTTGCACATCGAAGACGTGGACCGCGCCGGCGGCGTCAGTGCCGTATTGGGCGAGCTATCCCGCAAGCCCGGCCTGCTCAACCTGGACTGCCTGACGGTTACCGGAGAAACTTTGGGGGAAACCGTAGGCCAGGTCCAAAGCCTTGACCCGCGAGTCATTCGCGGCGTAGAGGAGCCGTTGAGCCCCGTGGGGGGGTTGAAGGTCCTTTTCGGCAGCCTGGCGCCGGAGGGGGCAGTGGTGAAGACGGCGGCGGTGGTGCCGCAGATGATGCGCCATCAGGGGCCGGCGGTAGTCTTCAATTCGGAGGCGGAGGCTTCTGCCGCCATCCTGGGTGGGCGCATCAAGCATGGCGATGTTGTAGTCATCCGCTTTGAGGGGCCGAAAGGCGGTCCCGGCTTTATGGAGATGCTGGGCCCCACGGCGGCGCTGGTGGGGATGGGGTTAGGTGAGTCGGTAGCGCTAGTTACCGACGGCCGCTTCTCCGGCGGCACGCGGGGTGCCTGCATCGGCCACGTCTGCCCCGAAGCCGCCAGCGGCGGCCCCATTGCCCTGATCAAGGACGGCGATCTGATCTCTTATGACCTGGAAGCGGGCACGCTGGAGCTGCTGGTGCCGCAGGAAGAGCTGGCCGCCAGAAAGGCGGCCTTTACGCCGCCGCTCAGGCAGGGACTCACCGGCTGGCTGGCCAGGTACGTCCAGATGGTTGCTCCGGCCAGTATCGGCGCCGTGCTGCGTCCTGCATGCGGCAGGCCGCCTGGGGAACAAGACTACGAATAAAAAAACCCTGCCTTGGATTAAGGAATAAATAAAGTTGCCTTCCGAAACTATAGTCCACTTAGGGTTTGTTTGTGCGTTTGCGGCAACTTTTCTTTAAGGGGGATTTATTCGTGGAAGAAATTTTAAGGGCTCTTCTGGAGGGAAAAATCGACATAGCCACTGCTAAAAACAAGCTGCGGGTGCTGAACATAAAAAGTGTGGCCGAAGTGGCGAAGCTGGACGTGAATCGGGCACAGAGGACAGGCGCTCCGGAGGCGATTCTGGCCCAAGGCAAGCTTCCTGAAGATGTAAGGAGGCTTGCCCTGGCGATGGCCGAAGAGAGCGGCTATGCCTTGATTACACGGGTGAAAGATGAAGATTTAAAGGAGCTTGAAGCCGATCTGCCCGACGGCTATGAACTGGTGATCAACCGGCAGGCCAGAACGGTCATCCTCAAACAAAAAGGACACTCTTTCCCGAAGGCCGGCAAGATCGGGGTGTTGGCCGCAGGCACAGCTGATATATCGGTTGCCGAAGAGGCGGTGGTCACCGCCACAGTGATGGGCTGCGAAGTAATCAAGGCTTACGATGTGGGAGTTGCCGGTATCCACCGGCTTTATGGGCCCCTTACCGAGATGCTAGAGAATAATGTGGCGGCAATAGTGGTGGTCGCCGGTATGGATGCGGTGCTCCCCATCGTCGTTTCCAGCAACGTGGACGTTCCGGTGGTTGGTGTTCCCACCTCAGTGGGTTACGGTATGGGCAAAGGAGGCATAGCAGGGCTGATGACCATGCTTCAGGCCTGCTCACCCGGGCTTGCCGTTGTGAACATCGATAACGGTTTTGGCGCCGGCGTTTTCGCATCACTCATCGCCAGGCAAGCGAAAACACCCACCTGAGAGCTCACCGCGCTTTGCCTCGGGGCCGGCTATTAAATTTCGCCGGCGGTTAAATATGGAACGAAGGCGGCGCTGAAGGCCGGTCGGCAGCGAGCAGATGCAAATTATGCAAGCTTCTTGGCAGGATTGGGGAAACGGACGGTGAAAGATAATGGGAACGGAATGCGGATCATCAAGCCTTGGGGGGTACGGGCTTGGGCAGAACCATTGTGTATACCAAAACCGGGTGTCCTTTCTGCGCGGGCCTGATACGCGAGTACCGGGAGCAAGGCCTGGAGTTCGAGGAAATCAACGTCAGTCTCGACCCGGAAGCCAAGAAGCTGGTCAAAGGAACCTACCGAGTCAACCGGGTGCCCGTGGTGGTGCGCGACGGGCAGGTGGTCCAGGTCGGGGACCGGGCCGGGAAGGGCTGAGCGATCTAGGCCGCGCTGGCGGTACGCCGGCGATCCGATCGGTAACCACCGGCCCCGCCCTGGTTAAGAACCAACAGATTCTTCTGTCGGGGGCGATACCTTTGGACCTGGGTACCCTGCAGGCGATCGGCCCGGTCCTTTCGCCTTTTTGGGGCCGGGCTACAAGATCGAACTGCATGAGTTAGAATAGAGGCGAAAGGAGTGGACCTTGATGAAAGACCTGAAAGGAACCAGGACGGAAGCGAACCTCAAAGCGGCTTTCGCGGGGGAGTCCATGGCCCGCAACAAGTACACGTACTGGGCTTCGGTGGCGAAAAAAGAGGGCTTCGAGCAGGTGGCCGGCGCTTTTCTGGAGACCGCGGAACACGAGAAGGAACACGCCAAGACCCTGTTCAAGTTCCTCAAAGGCATCCAGGACACACAGGCCAATCTGGAAGCGGCCATCGAGGGCGAAAACTACGAGTGGACCAACATGTACAAGGAGTTCGCCGAGGTGGCCCGCGAAGAGGGCTTTCCGGAGATCGCCGCCGTTCTGGACAGTATCGCCCGGGCCGAACAGTATCATGAAAACCGGTACCGGGCCTTGCTACAGAACATCCGCGACGGGAAAACCTTTTCCCGAACGGAACCGGTGCGCTGGAAGTGCCGGAACTGCGGTTATATCCGTGAAGGCGAGGAGGCACCGGAGATCTGCCCCGCTTGTGCGCATCCCCAAAGCTACTACGAGGTGCTCTGTGAACAATATTAGTTCCCCCTCGGAGCGGCCGCCCGGGGAGGATTTTCTAAGCGGCGTGTAGAAATCCAGAGTAGAATTTGCCGCCTGAGGGCGGATTGCAAAGGAGGACTGTCCGCTTGCCCGAAACCGTGACGTTGAAAAACATTCCGGCCTGCACCGTAGCTTACAAGTCCGGCAAGGGGCCCTACAGCCTGATTTCGGAAGCGGTGCGGGACTTGAACCTGTGGATCAGGGAGAACGGCCACACGGCGGCGGGGCCCCCTGTGGGGGTTTTCAAGAACAACCCCTACATGCCGCCCGAGGAACTCCTGTGGGAAGTCCAGGTGCCGCTCAAGCTGGACGGACCGCTGTCCGTGCCGGAGACGGACACCACGCCGGGACTCAAGGACGTTCCGGACCGCCAGGTTATGGCCGCCCACCAGGGCGACCTGGACACGCTGGGCGAAGCTCTGCAGGGGCTGATCAGGTTTATGGTCTCCAACGGCTACCGGATGACCGCCCCTCCGGAACAAGTCTTCCTGAAGGATCCGGTGACCACGCCTCCGCATGAACTGGAAGGCGAGCTTCGGCTGACGGTCGAGAAGCGCGAGAAAGAGTAGGTCTTTTTTCGGCCATTTTCAGGATCGGCCGGGGGCGCGCAAGTAACGATCCTCCGAAAGAGTTGGGATTCGGACTGACAGCTGTACGAACCCGACGTCGGTACCCAAAGCTGGAATGGAGGTGCGGCCCTTGCGGTTTTCAGCCGATGATGACCTGTTCCTCAGGGTATTTGAGTTTCGACTTTTTGATCGGCTTAGTCAACGCCCAGATGATCGTAAGCGGCCCAAGCCGGCCGATAAACATACAGATGGTGACCACCAGTTTCCCGGCCGGGGAAAGCTCCGGGGTCAGGCCCATGCTCAAGCCCACGATTCCCACGGCGGAGGTGGCCTCAAACAGCGTGGTCAGAAAGTCGGCCTGTTCGGTCACCGAAAGAATGAGGGCGGCCAGAAAGATCAGGCCGAACAGGATGATGGTGAGGGCCACCGCCTTGTAGAACTGCGCTAGGGGAATCCGCCGGTCGCGCACATCGATGGATTCGCTGCCCCGGGACAGGGTCCAGACGGATAGGAGCAGGATCGCGAAGGTGGTCACCTTAATCCCTCCGGTGACGGAGTTCGGCCCGCCGCCGATGAACATGAGCCCGATGGTGAAGAACTGGGTGGCCGGGTGCAGCGCCTCGGTGGCCACTGTGGAAAAGCCGGCCGAGCGGGAGGTAACGGCCTGGAAAAAGGCGGCCAGGACCTTTCCGGGACCGGTTAAATCGGCGAAGGCGCGGTTGTGTTCCAGGAGCAGCACAACCAGGGTGCTGAACACCAGGAGCACGACGGTGGTTACGATGACGATCTTGCTGTGCAGGGTCAATTTTTTGAAGCTGCGCTGCTGGTAGAGGTCAACAATAACGATGAACCCCAGACCGCCCAGGATCACCGGGATGGCGACGGCTAGGTTCACGATCACGTCCTCGGTGTAGGCCGTCAGGCTCCGGAAGCCGCCGAACAGATCAAAGCCGGCGTTGTTGAAAGCAGACACGCCGTGAAACACGCCCATCCACAGGCCCCGCGGCCAGCCGAAATCGGCGATGAACCTTGCGGCGAGGACGGCGGCGAAAAAGGCCTGGATCGCCAGGGTGATCACGATGATCTGGATCACCAGGCGGACGACACCCCCCACCCGGTTCTGACTCAGCGATTCCCGGATGAGCAAGCGCTGGCGGAGGCCGATGCGACGGCCCGTAAGGACCAGGATCAGGCTGGCCACGACGATGAAGCCCAGGCCGCCGACCTGAATCAGGCCGAGGATCACCGCCTGGCCGAAGGGCGACCAGTTGGTGCCGGTATCGACCACCACCAGGCCGACGACGCAGGTCGCCGAGGTGGCGGTGAAAAGCGCCACGAG is drawn from Candidatus Desulforudis audaxviator MP104C and contains these coding sequences:
- the ilvD gene encoding dihydroxy-acid dehydratase, encoding MNSEVIKKGVERAPHRSLLRATGIIKDEADFQKPFVAIANSFAEIVPGHAHLNEFVKEIKEAVREAGGVPFEFNTLALCDGIAMNHPGMRYSLPSRELVADSVETMVQGHRFDGLICIPNCDKIVPGMLMAAVRLNIPTIFVSGGPMKAGRAKDGRPIDLISVFEGIGAFRAGKIDAGDLLELEQAACPGYGSCAGMFTANSMNCLCEALGLALPGNGTILAVDPRRSELKKWAGRQIVELIKRDLRPRDIVTPEAIDNAFALDVAMGGSTNTILHLLAVAQEAGINYPLKRVNLISARTPTLCKISPASSLHIEDVDRAGGVSAVLGELSRKPGLLNLDCLTVTGETLGETVGQVQSLDPRVIRGVEEPLSPVGGLKVLFGSLAPEGAVVKTAAVVPQMMRHQGPAVVFNSEAEASAAILGGRIKHGDVVVIRFEGPKGGPGFMEMLGPTAALVGMGLGESVALVTDGRFSGGTRGACIGHVCPEAASGGPIALIKDGDLISYDLEAGTLELLVPQEELAARKAAFTPPLRQGLTGWLARYVQMVAPASIGAVLRPACGRPPGEQDYE
- the larB gene encoding nickel pincer cofactor biosynthesis protein LarB, whose product is MEEILRALLEGKIDIATAKNKLRVLNIKSVAEVAKLDVNRAQRTGAPEAILAQGKLPEDVRRLALAMAEESGYALITRVKDEDLKELEADLPDGYELVINRQARTVILKQKGHSFPKAGKIGVLAAGTADISVAEEAVVTATVMGCEVIKAYDVGVAGIHRLYGPLTEMLENNVAAIVVVAGMDAVLPIVVSSNVDVPVVGVPTSVGYGMGKGGIAGLMTMLQACSPGLAVVNIDNGFGAGVFASLIARQAKTPT
- a CDS encoding glutaredoxin is translated as MGRTIVYTKTGCPFCAGLIREYREQGLEFEEINVSLDPEAKKLVKGTYRVNRVPVVVRDGQVVQVGDRAGKG
- the rbr gene encoding rubrerythrin produces the protein MKDLKGTRTEANLKAAFAGESMARNKYTYWASVAKKEGFEQVAGAFLETAEHEKEHAKTLFKFLKGIQDTQANLEAAIEGENYEWTNMYKEFAEVAREEGFPEIAAVLDSIARAEQYHENRYRALLQNIRDGKTFSRTEPVRWKCRNCGYIREGEEAPEICPACAHPQSYYEVLCEQY
- a CDS encoding GyrI-like domain-containing protein; its protein translation is MPETVTLKNIPACTVAYKSGKGPYSLISEAVRDLNLWIRENGHTAAGPPVGVFKNNPYMPPEELLWEVQVPLKLDGPLSVPETDTTPGLKDVPDRQVMAAHQGDLDTLGEALQGLIRFMVSNGYRMTAPPEQVFLKDPVTTPPHELEGELRLTVEKREKE
- a CDS encoding TrkH family potassium uptake protein: MANKDRFQTGPTGFGAGRGTPELFTPQRILLLGFGLLIAAGTFLLSLPAAVAPGGDNSFLVALFTATSATCVVGLVVVDTGTNWSPFGQAVILGLIQVGGLGFIVVASLILVLTGRRIGLRQRLLIRESLSQNRVGGVVRLVIQIIVITLAIQAFFAAVLAARFIADFGWPRGLWMGVFHGVSAFNNAGFDLFGGFRSLTAYTEDVIVNLAVAIPVILGGLGFIVIVDLYQQRSFKKLTLHSKIVIVTTVVLLVFSTLVVLLLEHNRAFADLTGPGKVLAAFFQAVTSRSAGFSTVATEALHPATQFFTIGLMFIGGGPNSVTGGIKVTTFAILLLSVWTLSRGSESIDVRDRRIPLAQFYKAVALTIILFGLIFLAALILSVTEQADFLTTLFEATSAVGIVGLSMGLTPELSPAGKLVVTICMFIGRLGPLTIIWALTKPIKKSKLKYPEEQVIIG